The following coding sequences are from one Aliarcobacter skirrowii CCUG 10374 window:
- the acnD gene encoding Fe/S-dependent 2-methylisocitrate dehydratase AcnD translates to MTNEKYLKQLDGLDVKYYDVKSAVEDITPGSFAKLNYTSRVLAENLLRKCPSVDLKDSLIQLIEKRTDKDFPWYPSRVICHDILGLTAFVDLAGLREAVASKGVDPQKINPVVPTQLIVDHSLAVECGGFDPDAFQKNRDIEDRRNADRFDFINWTKKAFDNVDVIPPGNGIMHQINLEKMSPVIHNIDGIASPDTLVGTDSHTPHVDALGVIAVGVGGLEAENVMLGNPSYMRVPEIIGVEITGTRGAGITATDIALSLTSFLRDNNVISAYLEFYGSGIKYLDLGDRATISNMTPEYGASAAMFAIDDRTIDYLRITGRSPEQVKLVETYAKANGLWADTLSEATYARTIKFDLTTVTRTLAGPSQPHKLLPVSALDDRGIAKKIEISNDVMPDGAVLIAAITSCTNTSNPRNVVAAGLLAKKANELGLSRKRWVKSSLAPGSKVSEIYLKDSGLLGELEKLGFGIVGFACTTCNGMSGALDPKIEAEATASGVYTTAVLSGNRNFDGRIHPFIKEAFLASPPLVVAYALAGSIRVNIETGVIGIDKNGNEVRLKDLWPSDEEIDAIVYKSVKPEMFAKIYDPMFAKSDKGEKAEPFYKWDAKSTYIQKPPYWEDAFMSMPALKNLRPLGVFPNDITTDHLSPSNAIQANSASGEYCLKMGLPLEDLNSYATHRGDHNTALRATLANPKLYNEMVKDENGKVKQGSLTKIMPEGKESRMWEAIETYMERKQPLIIVAGTNYGQGSSRDWAAKGVRLAGVEVVIAESIERIHRTNLVGMGVLPLQFKKGDTRHTYNIDGTETFDILGNIEPRGDLTVSMTRANGEKVEFKVTCRLDTTAEVEVYKAGGILQKFAKDVIAENK, encoded by the coding sequence ATGACAAACGAAAAATATCTTAAACAATTAGATGGTTTAGATGTTAAATACTATGATGTAAAAAGTGCAGTTGAAGATATCACACCTGGTTCTTTTGCAAAACTTAACTACACATCAAGAGTATTAGCAGAAAACTTACTTAGAAAATGTCCTAGTGTTGATTTAAAAGATTCACTTATTCAATTAATAGAAAAAAGAACAGACAAAGATTTCCCTTGGTATCCATCAAGAGTTATCTGTCACGATATCTTAGGGCTTACAGCTTTCGTTGATTTAGCAGGGTTAAGAGAAGCAGTTGCAAGCAAAGGTGTAGATCCACAAAAAATTAATCCAGTTGTTCCAACTCAATTAATCGTTGACCACTCATTAGCAGTTGAGTGTGGTGGATTTGATCCAGATGCTTTCCAAAAAAATAGAGATATTGAAGATAGAAGAAATGCAGATAGATTTGATTTTATAAACTGGACTAAAAAAGCATTTGATAATGTTGATGTTATTCCTCCAGGAAATGGTATTATGCACCAAATTAATCTTGAGAAAATGTCTCCAGTTATTCATAATATTGATGGTATCGCATCTCCTGATACACTTGTTGGAACTGATTCACACACGCCTCATGTTGATGCTCTTGGAGTTATTGCTGTTGGAGTTGGTGGACTTGAAGCTGAAAATGTAATGCTTGGAAATCCATCTTATATGAGAGTTCCAGAAATCATTGGAGTTGAAATTACTGGTACTAGAGGAGCTGGAATTACGGCTACTGATATAGCTTTATCTTTAACTTCATTTTTAAGAGATAACAATGTTATTTCTGCATATTTAGAGTTCTATGGAAGCGGAATTAAATATCTTGATTTAGGAGATCGTGCAACTATTTCTAATATGACTCCTGAGTATGGTGCAAGTGCTGCTATGTTTGCTATTGATGATAGAACTATTGACTATTTAAGAATCACTGGAAGATCTCCTGAGCAAGTAAAATTAGTTGAAACTTATGCAAAAGCAAATGGTCTATGGGCAGATACTTTATCAGAAGCAACATATGCAAGAACAATTAAATTTGATTTAACAACTGTTACAAGAACATTAGCAGGTCCATCTCAACCACATAAACTTCTTCCTGTATCAGCTCTTGATGATAGAGGAATTGCTAAAAAAATCGAAATTTCAAATGATGTTATGCCAGATGGTGCGGTTTTAATTGCTGCTATTACATCATGTACAAACACATCAAATCCAAGAAACGTTGTTGCAGCTGGATTATTAGCTAAAAAAGCAAATGAGCTTGGATTAAGCAGAAAAAGATGGGTAAAATCTTCACTTGCTCCTGGTTCAAAAGTTTCTGAAATATATTTAAAAGATTCTGGTCTTTTAGGTGAATTAGAGAAATTAGGATTTGGAATTGTAGGTTTTGCTTGTACAACATGTAATGGTATGAGTGGTGCACTTGATCCAAAAATTGAAGCTGAAGCAACTGCAAGTGGTGTTTATACAACTGCTGTTTTATCAGGAAATAGAAACTTTGATGGAAGAATTCACCCATTTATTAAAGAGGCATTCCTAGCTTCACCTCCACTTGTAGTTGCATATGCACTTGCTGGAAGTATTAGAGTTAATATTGAAACAGGTGTTATTGGAATTGACAAAAATGGAAATGAAGTAAGACTTAAAGATCTTTGGCCAAGTGATGAAGAGATTGATGCAATTGTTTACAAATCTGTAAAACCAGAGATGTTTGCAAAAATATATGACCCAATGTTTGCAAAATCAGACAAAGGTGAAAAAGCTGAGCCATTTTATAAATGGGATGCAAAATCAACATATATTCAAAAACCACCATATTGGGAAGATGCATTTATGAGTATGCCAGCTCTTAAAAACTTAAGACCACTTGGAGTATTCCCAAATGATATTACAACAGACCACTTATCACCTTCAAATGCTATTCAAGCAAATAGTGCATCTGGTGAGTATTGTTTAAAAATGGGATTGCCACTTGAGGATTTAAACTCTTATGCAACACATAGAGGTGACCATAACACAGCTCTTAGAGCAACTTTAGCAAATCCAAAACTATATAATGAGATGGTTAAAGATGAGAATGGTAAAGTTAAACAAGGAAGCCTAACAAAAATTATGCCAGAAGGCAAAGAGTCAAGAATGTGGGAAGCAATAGAGACTTATATGGAAAGAAAACAACCATTAATTATCGTTGCTGGAACAAACTATGGTCAAGGAAGTTCAAGAGATTGGGCAGCTAAAGGTGTAAGACTTGCAGGTGTTGAAGTTGTAATTGCTGAATCAATTGAAAGAATTCATAGAACTAACCTTGTTGGAATGGGTGTTTTACCACTACAATTTAAAAAAGGTGATACAAGACACACTTACAACATAGATGGAACAGAGACATTTGATATCTTAGGAAACATTGAACCAAGAGGTGATTTAACAGTTTCTATGACTAGAGCAAATGGTGAAAAAGTAGAGTTCAAAGTAACTTGTAGATTAGATACAACTGCAGAAGTTGAAGTTTACAAAGCTGGTGGAATTTTACAAAAATTCGCAAAAGATGTTATTGCTGAAAATAAATAA
- the thiS gene encoding sulfur carrier protein ThiS, with amino-acid sequence MEVIINGKLQKIESNLTLEEIIKNLKNIDEIMACAVNMDIVKRDEWCNYIPQKNDTIELLTFATGA; translated from the coding sequence TTGGAAGTAATAATAAACGGTAAATTACAAAAAATAGAGAGTAATTTAACACTAGAAGAGATAATAAAAAATTTAAAAAATATTGATGAAATTATGGCTTGTGCAGTTAATATGGATATTGTAAAAAGAGATGAATGGTGCAATTATATACCACAAAAAAATGATACTATTGAACTTTTAACTTTCGCTACAGGTGCATAA
- a CDS encoding YraN family protein translates to MSRAKGDFAEERAVFFLQELGFTVVETNFYAKKIGEIDIIAIKDGVYHFCEVKSGEDYETAISNLTNSKLSKVKRSALYYLQIKNLDVNFCIDAIVVNEDRIEFLENITL, encoded by the coding sequence ATGAGTAGAGCTAAGGGAGATTTTGCAGAAGAAAGAGCAGTTTTTTTTCTGCAAGAGCTTGGCTTTACAGTTGTAGAGACAAATTTTTATGCAAAAAAAATAGGCGAAATTGATATTATTGCAATAAAAGATGGTGTTTATCACTTTTGTGAAGTAAAATCAGGTGAAGATTATGAAACTGCAATATCAAATCTAACAAATTCTAAGTTATCAAAAGTAAAAAGAAGTGCTCTTTACTATTTACAAATTAAAAATTTAGATGTTAATTTTTGTATTGATGCAATAGTTGTAAATGAAGATAGAATAGAGTTTTTAGAGAATATAACTTTATAA
- a CDS encoding aminotransferase class I/II-fold pyridoxal phosphate-dependent enzyme, with translation MYKKELEAIEKANRTRNRVLFNNQLLDLASNDYLGLAKNRKLFEKAYKRVLKNNYFAPKASMLVNGYSKIHKDFEKKLSFANGFEDAIIVGSGFLANISLLEALVRKGDMLFIDEEYHASGILASKLLDKNQVVTFLHNDEKDLENKILSSNNSGRKIIAIEGVYSMSGNLAKKEIFEIANKYKAILVVDEAHSSGVIGDNLLGIFDFYNIKIEKNHIKMGTLGKAYGSYGAYILASKDIIKFLENRAKPIIYSTAPSLFDTALGLESLKYILNNKQKLKQKINKNLSIIQSYLGIDSKSLIIPILVNDNKKVLKIQKSLKKSGFLVGAIRQPTVKSAIIRLIAKIDISNNKLKSVCKLIKELNADK, from the coding sequence TTGTATAAAAAAGAGCTTGAAGCAATAGAAAAAGCAAATAGAACAAGAAATAGAGTTCTATTTAATAATCAATTATTAGATTTAGCATCAAATGACTATTTAGGATTAGCAAAAAATAGAAAACTTTTTGAAAAAGCATATAAAAGAGTTTTAAAAAACAACTACTTTGCACCAAAAGCATCAATGCTTGTAAATGGTTATTCAAAAATTCATAAAGATTTTGAAAAAAAACTCTCTTTTGCAAATGGTTTTGAAGATGCAATTATTGTTGGAAGTGGTTTTTTAGCAAATATCTCTTTGCTAGAAGCGCTGGTTCGAAAAGGTGATATGCTTTTTATTGATGAAGAGTATCATGCAAGTGGTATTTTAGCCTCAAAACTTTTAGATAAAAATCAAGTAGTTACATTTTTGCATAATGATGAGAAAGATTTAGAAAATAAAATTTTATCATCAAATAACAGTGGAAGAAAGATTATTGCAATAGAGGGTGTTTACTCTATGAGTGGTAATTTAGCAAAAAAAGAGATTTTTGAAATAGCCAATAAATACAAGGCTATTTTAGTGGTAGATGAAGCTCATAGTTCTGGAGTAATTGGAGATAATCTTTTAGGAATTTTTGATTTTTATAATATAAAAATTGAAAAAAATCATATAAAAATGGGGACTTTAGGAAAAGCTTACGGCTCTTATGGAGCATATATATTAGCCTCAAAAGATATCATAAAATTTTTAGAAAATAGAGCAAAACCGATTATATATTCAACAGCTCCTTCACTTTTTGACACAGCCCTTGGATTGGAATCTTTAAAATATATTTTAAATAACAAGCAAAAACTAAAACAAAAAATTAATAAAAACTTAAGTATAATCCAAAGCTATTTAGGAATAGATTCAAAATCACTTATTATTCCAATATTAGTAAATGATAATAAAAAAGTTTTAAAGATCCAAAAGAGCTTAAAAAAGAGTGGATTTTTAGTTGGAGCAATAAGGCAACCAACAGTTAAAAGTGCTATTATTAGACTTATTGCAAAAATCGATATTAGTAACAATAAGTTAAAAAGCGTTTGTAAATTGATAAAGGAATTAAATGCAGATAAATGA
- the prpF gene encoding 2-methylaconitate cis-trans isomerase PrpF produces MSSYRPQIRVKATYMRGGTSKGTFFNIADLPKEAQEDRVKRDKLLQRIVGSPDIYKQQMDGMGGATSSTSKAILVGKSTVPNHDVDYYFGQVAIDKDFMDWSGNCGNLSSAVGPFAIHEGLVDNVPQNGVCCVRIWQANIKKTILCYVTMVDGQVKEMGDYYIDGVAFPAEEILLEFAEPVDPSEELFPTGNLVDDLEVPGIGTFKATMITAGIPTIFLNAADIGYKGTELQADINSDAQALARFEKIRSYGALKMGLISDLKEAETRQHTPKIAFVAPKSDFTTSSGKEVKASEIDLHVRALSMQKLHHAMMGTASVAIGVAACIEGTLVNIAAGGGEKTAVEFGHPSGTLKVGAVIKKENGKYIVDKATMSRSARIIMKGEVYAPANIME; encoded by the coding sequence ATGAGTAGTTATAGACCACAAATAAGAGTAAAAGCAACATATATGAGAGGTGGAACTTCAAAAGGTACATTTTTTAATATAGCAGACCTTCCAAAAGAAGCACAAGAGGACAGAGTAAAAAGAGATAAACTTCTTCAAAGAATAGTTGGAAGTCCTGATATTTATAAACAACAAATGGATGGTATGGGAGGAGCAACTTCTTCTACTTCTAAAGCAATTTTAGTTGGTAAATCAACTGTTCCAAATCATGATGTTGATTACTATTTTGGACAAGTTGCAATTGACAAAGATTTTATGGATTGGAGTGGAAATTGTGGAAACTTAAGTTCAGCAGTTGGACCTTTTGCTATTCATGAAGGGCTTGTTGATAATGTTCCGCAAAATGGTGTTTGTTGTGTAAGAATTTGGCAAGCAAATATCAAAAAAACAATTCTTTGTTATGTAACAATGGTTGATGGACAAGTAAAAGAGATGGGAGATTACTATATTGATGGTGTTGCTTTTCCAGCAGAAGAGATTTTACTAGAATTTGCAGAACCTGTTGATCCAAGTGAAGAGTTATTTCCAACTGGAAATTTAGTAGATGATTTAGAAGTTCCAGGTATTGGAACATTTAAAGCAACTATGATTACTGCTGGAATTCCAACAATATTTTTAAATGCTGCTGATATTGGATACAAAGGAACAGAACTTCAAGCTGATATAAATAGTGATGCCCAAGCCTTAGCTAGATTTGAAAAAATAAGATCTTATGGTGCTTTAAAAATGGGTCTTATAAGTGATTTAAAAGAAGCAGAGACAAGACAACACACTCCAAAAATTGCTTTTGTAGCTCCAAAATCTGATTTTACTACTTCAAGTGGAAAAGAGGTAAAAGCTAGCGAAATTGACCTGCACGTACGTGCTTTATCTATGCAAAAACTTCACCATGCAATGATGGGAACAGCTTCAGTAGCTATTGGAGTTGCTGCTTGTATTGAAGGAACTTTAGTAAATATAGCTGCTGGTGGAGGTGAGAAAACTGCTGTTGAGTTTGGTCATCCATCTGGAACTTTAAAGGTTGGAGCAGTTATCAAAAAAGAGAACGGAAAATATATAGTTGATAAAGCTACAATGAGCCGAAGTGCAAGAATTATTATGAAGGGTGAAGTTTACGCACCCGCAAATATAATGGAATAA
- a CDS encoding murein transglycosylase domain-containing protein, protein MRKITLLALFIGLLQAENFQEYQKEQESNFQKRIDSFNAQKNRDLNSFNLYKENSLKEFEEYKKAQQEAFDEFKNEASKLWEVAKMPTAKSLVNYTDDKKTRGEIDFENERIVVETIASSYEEASKNLKKELALLASIDTDEFNRIDPFEKKLSNIKPKSSIVSSSLKNESILSNVIFGKKPTNKELNLYTNKNINNQTIKVRNNPKVPNQKVYSVVVAMPSDAMVKKSKEYESEVTKQGKIREIPKSLIFAIMHSESSFNPKARSHIPAFGLMQIVPSSAGRDVYNFLYKEEKLVSDTYLYNSTNNITMGTAYLHMLYYKYLSRITNDESRLYCAIAAYNTGAGNVARTFSKTTNMANAAPIINSMTPKQVYNKLLKDLPYDETKNYLQKVTARMHSYSEIYGKN, encoded by the coding sequence ATGAGAAAAATAACTCTTCTTGCCTTATTTATAGGTTTATTACAAGCAGAAAATTTTCAAGAGTATCAAAAAGAGCAAGAGAGTAATTTTCAAAAAAGAATAGACTCTTTTAATGCACAAAAAAATAGAGATTTAAACTCTTTTAATCTTTATAAAGAAAACTCTCTTAAAGAGTTTGAAGAGTATAAAAAGGCTCAACAAGAAGCTTTTGATGAGTTTAAAAACGAAGCATCAAAACTTTGGGAAGTTGCAAAAATGCCAACTGCAAAATCTTTAGTAAATTATACAGATGATAAAAAAACTAGAGGTGAAATAGATTTTGAAAATGAAAGAATTGTTGTTGAAACAATAGCAAGCTCTTATGAAGAGGCTAGTAAAAATTTAAAAAAAGAGTTAGCTCTTCTTGCAAGTATTGATACAGATGAGTTTAATCGTATAGATCCATTTGAAAAAAAACTATCAAATATAAAACCAAAAAGTAGTATTGTAAGCTCATCTTTAAAAAATGAGTCTATTTTATCAAATGTTATATTTGGTAAAAAACCAACAAATAAAGAGTTAAATCTCTATACAAATAAAAATATAAACAATCAAACAATAAAGGTACGAAATAATCCAAAAGTACCAAATCAAAAAGTTTATAGTGTAGTTGTAGCAATGCCAAGTGATGCCATGGTTAAAAAATCAAAAGAGTATGAAAGTGAAGTTACAAAACAGGGAAAAATACGAGAGATTCCAAAAAGTTTAATATTTGCAATTATGCACTCTGAAAGTAGTTTTAATCCAAAAGCAAGATCACATATCCCAGCTTTTGGTCTTATGCAAATAGTTCCAAGCTCTGCTGGAAGAGATGTTTATAATTTCTTATATAAAGAGGAAAAACTTGTAAGCGATACATATCTTTATAACTCAACAAACAATATAACAATGGGAACAGCATATTTACATATGTTATATTATAAATATCTATCAAGAATAACAAATGATGAAAGTCGTTTATATTGTGCAATTGCAGCTTATAATACAGGAGCTGGAAATGTTGCTAGAACTTTTTCAAAAACAACAAATATGGCAAATGCAGCACCAATAATAAACTCAATGACTCCAAAACAGGTCTATAATAAACTCTTAAAAGATTTACCTTATGATGAGACTAAAAACTATCTACAAAAAGTAACTGCTAGAATGCACTCTTATTCAGAAATTTATGGTAAGAACTAG
- the pyk gene encoding pyruvate kinase produces the protein MQKKTKILATLGPASNSLEMIERLIDAGANMFRLNFSHGSHEYHQETIDNIRTAMKNKNKIVGILQDISGPKIRVGELKEPFNLKSKDTITFEKEEIVGYKKSENEYVVSINYPYILEKIEKDEYIYLYDGVIKAKVIETKPKVVAQIENFGTLSSRKGVNFPNTVINIEVITKKDEADIAWGVKNRVDYFAISFVQNANDMKRARKLLGNYNGKLIAKIEKFDAVSNIDEIMDNSDGIMVARGDLGIEVPYYDVPTIQKMLIKKSNERGIPVITATQMLLSMTQNERATRAEISDVANAVLDGTDIVMLSEESAVGDNPTNVVETMQNIISQTEKIYDHTKRDSLPYLDEFDVIQATVTKLADDLNACGILSLTSTGNSARKMSRYRPKTPLYTFTHNKETLTLLTAIWGVEPVAVIKEAQASKMIQKMLRTLEKNGVLNKQGLYICTVGYPVGLPGSTNTIKILTPSEIEYYMNFKENRQKAKKSKKEAKS, from the coding sequence ATGCAAAAAAAGACAAAAATTTTAGCAACTTTAGGACCTGCAAGCAATAGTTTAGAGATGATTGAAAGATTAATTGATGCTGGTGCTAATATGTTTAGACTGAATTTTTCACATGGTAGTCATGAGTATCATCAAGAGACAATTGATAATATTAGAACTGCAATGAAAAATAAAAATAAAATTGTAGGAATTTTACAAGATATTTCTGGACCAAAAATAAGAGTTGGAGAGCTAAAAGAGCCGTTTAACTTAAAGAGTAAAGATACTATAACTTTTGAAAAAGAGGAGATTGTTGGATATAAAAAATCTGAAAATGAGTATGTTGTATCTATTAATTATCCATATATTTTAGAGAAAATAGAAAAAGATGAGTATATCTATTTATATGATGGAGTTATAAAAGCAAAAGTTATTGAGACTAAACCAAAGGTTGTTGCTCAAATCGAAAACTTTGGAACATTAAGTTCAAGAAAGGGTGTTAATTTTCCAAATACTGTTATAAATATTGAAGTTATTACAAAAAAAGATGAAGCTGATATTGCATGGGGAGTTAAAAATAGAGTTGACTATTTTGCAATCTCTTTTGTTCAAAATGCAAATGATATGAAAAGAGCAAGAAAGCTTCTAGGAAATTATAATGGAAAATTAATAGCAAAAATTGAGAAGTTTGATGCTGTTTCAAATATAGATGAGATTATGGATAATAGTGATGGAATAATGGTTGCAAGGGGAGATTTAGGAATTGAAGTTCCTTATTATGATGTTCCTACTATTCAAAAAATGTTGATTAAAAAATCAAATGAAAGAGGAATCCCTGTAATTACTGCAACTCAAATGCTTCTGTCTATGACTCAGAATGAAAGAGCAACAAGAGCTGAGATTTCAGATGTTGCAAATGCTGTTTTAGATGGAACTGATATTGTAATGCTTTCTGAAGAGAGTGCTGTTGGAGATAATCCAACAAATGTTGTTGAGACTATGCAAAATATTATTAGCCAAACAGAAAAAATTTATGACCATACAAAAAGAGACTCTTTGCCATATTTAGATGAGTTTGATGTGATTCAAGCAACAGTTACAAAACTTGCTGATGATTTAAATGCTTGTGGAATTTTATCTTTAACAAGTACAGGAAACTCTGCTAGAAAGATGTCAAGATATAGACCAAAAACACCACTTTATACATTTACGCACAATAAAGAGACTTTGACACTTTTAACTGCAATTTGGGGAGTTGAACCAGTTGCTGTAATTAAAGAAGCACAGGCATCTAAAATGATTCAAAAGATGTTAAGAACATTAGAGAAAAATGGTGTTTTAAATAAACAAGGATTGTATATTTGTACAGTTGGATATCCAGTTGGACTTCCAGGAAGTACAAATACAATAAAAATTTTAACACCAAGTGAAATAGAGTACTATATGAACTTTAAAGAGAATAGACAAAAAGCTAAGAAGAGTAAAAAAGAGGCTAAGAGCTAG
- the prpB gene encoding methylisocitrate lyase, whose translation MTSAGKKFREALKASSPLQIVGTINAYQALQATKVGHKAIYLSGGGIANASYGLPDLGMTMIEDVCIDIRRVTSICDTPLIVDADTGWGHAFNVARTVKEFIRSGAAGMHIEDQVAAKRCGHRPNKELVSTEEMCDRIRAAVDAKKELDPDFYIIARTDAHASEGQAAAIARAKAYVEAGADAIFAEAVHTLKEYKEFTDAMTVPVLANITEFGATPLFTTEELASVGIAMVLYPLSAFRAMNKAALNVYQELKDKGTQEGVINTMQTRMELYDMLNYHSYEQKMDELFSKGKAK comes from the coding sequence ATGACAAGTGCAGGAAAAAAATTCAGAGAAGCCCTAAAAGCTTCAAGTCCACTACAAATTGTTGGAACAATTAATGCGTACCAAGCATTACAGGCAACAAAAGTAGGACACAAAGCAATCTACTTAAGTGGTGGAGGAATTGCAAATGCTTCTTATGGTTTACCAGACTTAGGTATGACAATGATTGAAGATGTTTGTATTGATATTAGAAGAGTTACTTCTATTTGTGATACACCACTAATTGTTGATGCAGATACAGGTTGGGGACATGCATTTAATGTGGCTAGAACTGTTAAAGAGTTTATTAGAAGTGGTGCTGCTGGAATGCATATTGAAGATCAAGTTGCTGCTAAAAGATGTGGTCATAGACCAAATAAAGAGTTAGTATCTACTGAAGAGATGTGTGATAGAATCAGAGCTGCTGTTGATGCTAAAAAAGAGTTAGACCCAGATTTCTATATTATTGCAAGAACTGACGCACATGCTAGTGAAGGTCAAGCTGCTGCAATTGCTAGAGCTAAAGCTTATGTTGAAGCTGGTGCTGATGCTATTTTTGCTGAAGCTGTACATACTTTAAAAGAGTATAAAGAGTTTACAGATGCTATGACTGTACCAGTTTTAGCAAATATTACAGAGTTTGGAGCAACTCCTTTATTTACAACTGAAGAGTTGGCAAGTGTTGGAATTGCAATGGTTCTTTACCCACTTTCAGCATTTAGAGCAATGAATAAAGCTGCATTAAATGTTTACCAAGAGTTAAAAGATAAAGGAACTCAAGAGGGTGTTATTAATACAATGCAAACAAGAATGGAGTTATATGATATGTTAAACTACCACTCTTATGAGCAAAAAATGGATGAACTATTTTCAAAAGGAAAAGCTAAGTAA
- a CDS encoding citrate/2-methylcitrate synthase, translating into MSGLAGVTAGQSAICTCGLGNGLNYRGYDIADLALNTDFEEVAYLLLVGELPNAAQLKDFRRKIIAGRELPISVKNVLKSIPASSHPMDVMKTATAALGCVEPEAEDFSDQMAKIIRLLGAFPSFLVYWHHWHKNGKEICLKSEETTIAGFILERLKEKKPLAVEVKAMNAMLTLYAEHEFNASTFANRITASTLSDIYSCMTTGIGTLKGHLHGGANEVAIKFVLQFDNVEHALKSVDELFAKKEKIMGFGHRVYRNLDPRSPVGFELAKELKELETSDPKLFDIATAIRDKVKAEKGLPDNIDFFGGLIYHYMEIERLYYTPLFIMSRAAGWAAHAFEQRANNRIIRPSSEYTGPEPRAFVPLKDRK; encoded by the coding sequence ATGAGCGGATTAGCAGGAGTTACAGCTGGACAATCAGCTATTTGTACATGCGGTTTAGGAAATGGTTTAAACTATAGAGGTTATGATATTGCAGACCTTGCTTTAAACACAGATTTTGAAGAGGTAGCATATCTATTATTAGTTGGTGAATTACCAAATGCTGCACAATTAAAAGATTTTAGAAGAAAAATAATTGCAGGTAGAGAGTTACCAATTTCAGTTAAAAATGTTTTAAAATCAATCCCAGCATCATCACACCCAATGGATGTTATGAAAACTGCAACAGCAGCACTAGGATGTGTTGAACCAGAAGCTGAAGATTTTTCTGATCAAATGGCTAAAATTATTAGACTTTTAGGAGCATTCCCATCATTTTTAGTTTACTGGCACCACTGGCACAAAAATGGTAAAGAGATTTGCCTAAAATCTGAAGAGACAACAATTGCTGGATTTATTTTAGAAAGACTTAAAGAGAAAAAGCCTCTAGCAGTTGAAGTAAAAGCTATGAATGCGATGCTTACACTTTATGCAGAGCATGAGTTCAATGCATCAACTTTTGCAAATAGAATTACAGCATCAACTCTATCAGACATCTACTCTTGTATGACAACAGGAATTGGGACATTAAAAGGTCACTTACATGGTGGAGCAAATGAAGTTGCTATTAAATTTGTACTTCAATTTGACAATGTTGAGCATGCACTTAAATCTGTTGATGAACTATTTGCTAAAAAAGAGAAAATTATGGGATTTGGACACAGAGTTTATAGAAATCTAGACCCAAGAAGCCCAGTTGGTTTTGAATTAGCAAAAGAGTTAAAAGAGTTAGAAACTTCAGATCCAAAACTATTTGATATTGCAACAGCAATTAGAGACAAAGTAAAAGCTGAAAAAGGTTTACCAGATAATATTGACTTCTTTGGCGGATTAATTTACCACTATATGGAAATTGAAAGACTTTACTATACACCATTATTTATTATGTCAAGAGCTGCTGGATGGGCTGCACATGCATTTGAACAAAGAGCTAACAATAGAATAATCAGACCAAGTTCTGAATACACAGGACCAGAGCCTAGAGCTTTTGTTCCTCTAAAAGATAGAAAATAA